Proteins from a genomic interval of Streptomyces sp. NBC_01445:
- a CDS encoding vitamin B12-dependent ribonucleotide reductase, with translation MTETTSGPARGSRAKGAKANKGLRIERIHTTPGVHPYDEVEWERRDVVMTNWRDGSINFEQRGVEFPGFWSVNAVNIVTSKYFRGAVGTPQREVSLRQLIDRIVKTYRKAGEDHNYFSSPADAEIFEHELAYALLHQIFSFNSPVWFNVGTPQPQQVSACFILAVDDSMESILDWYKEEGMIFKGGSGAGLNLSRIRSSKELLSSGGNASGPVSFMRGADASAGTIKSGGATRRAAKMVILDVDHPDIENFIETKVKEEEKIRALRDAGFDMDLGGDDITSVQYQNANNSVRVNDEFMKAVETGGKFGLRARMTGDVIEEVDAKSLFRKMAEAAWACADPGIQYDDTINQWHTCPESGRINGSNPCSEYMHLDNTSCNLASLNLMKFLKDDSKGHQSFDVERFSKVVELVITAMDISICFADFPTQKIGENTRAFRQLGIGYANLGALLMATGHAYDSEGGRALAGSITSLMTGTSYKRSAELAAVVGPYDGYARNAAPHQRVMKQHADANTKAVRIDDLDTPIWAAATEAWQDVVRLGEKNGFRNSQASVIAPTGTIGLAMSCDTTGLEPDLALVKFKKLVGGGSMQIVNGTVPQALRRLGYQEEQIEAIVAHIADNGNVIDAPGLKTEHYEVFDCAMGERSISAMGHVRMMAAIQPWISGALSKTVNLPETASVEDVEEVYFEAWKMGVKALAIYRDNCKVGQPLSAKTKEKEKEAVTAKAEETIRTAVEKVVEYRPVRKRLPKGRPGITTSFTVGGAEGYMTANSYPDDGLGEVFLKMSKQGSTLAGMMDAFSIAVSVGLQYGVPLETYVSKFTNMRFEPAGMTDDPDVRMAQSIVDYIFRRLALDFLPFETRSALGIHSAEERQRHLETGSYEQSIDDVDVEGLAQSAPRQTESLKAVVEAPKAEAVAAAPAPQQAHTSAELVEMQLGIQADAPLCFSCGTKMQRAGSCYICEGCGSTSGCS, from the coding sequence GCAGCGTGGCGTCGAGTTCCCCGGCTTCTGGTCGGTGAACGCGGTCAACATCGTCACCAGCAAGTACTTCCGCGGCGCGGTCGGCACCCCGCAGCGCGAGGTGAGCCTCAGGCAGCTCATCGACCGGATCGTGAAGACGTACCGGAAGGCCGGAGAGGACCACAACTACTTCTCCTCGCCCGCCGACGCCGAGATCTTCGAGCACGAGCTGGCGTACGCCCTCTTGCACCAGATCTTCAGCTTCAACTCCCCGGTGTGGTTCAACGTCGGTACGCCGCAGCCCCAGCAGGTCTCCGCCTGCTTCATCCTTGCCGTCGACGACTCCATGGAGTCGATCCTCGACTGGTACAAGGAAGAGGGCATGATCTTCAAGGGCGGCTCCGGCGCCGGCCTGAACCTCTCGCGGATCCGTTCCTCCAAGGAGCTGCTGTCCTCGGGCGGCAATGCCTCCGGTCCCGTCTCCTTCATGCGCGGTGCCGACGCCTCCGCAGGAACGATCAAGTCGGGTGGCGCCACGCGCCGCGCGGCCAAGATGGTCATCCTCGACGTCGACCACCCCGACATCGAGAACTTCATCGAGACCAAGGTGAAGGAAGAGGAGAAGATCCGCGCGCTGCGTGACGCGGGCTTCGACATGGACCTGGGCGGAGACGACATCACGTCCGTCCAGTACCAGAACGCCAACAACTCGGTCCGCGTGAACGACGAGTTCATGAAGGCCGTGGAGACCGGCGGCAAGTTCGGTCTGCGCGCCCGGATGACCGGTGACGTCATCGAGGAGGTCGACGCCAAGTCGCTCTTCCGCAAGATGGCCGAGGCCGCGTGGGCGTGTGCCGACCCCGGTATCCAGTACGACGACACCATCAACCAGTGGCACACCTGCCCGGAGTCCGGCCGGATCAACGGCTCGAACCCGTGCAGCGAGTACATGCACCTGGACAACACGTCCTGCAACCTCGCGTCGCTGAACCTGATGAAGTTCCTGAAGGACGACAGCAAGGGTCACCAGTCCTTCGACGTCGAGCGCTTCTCCAAGGTCGTCGAGCTGGTCATCACCGCGATGGACATCTCGATCTGCTTCGCGGACTTCCCGACGCAGAAGATCGGCGAGAACACCCGCGCCTTCCGCCAGCTGGGCATCGGCTACGCCAACCTCGGCGCCCTGCTGATGGCCACGGGTCACGCGTACGACTCCGAGGGCGGCCGCGCCCTGGCCGGTTCCATCACGTCGCTGATGACCGGTACCTCGTACAAGCGTTCCGCCGAGCTCGCCGCGGTCGTCGGCCCTTACGACGGCTACGCCCGTAACGCCGCGCCGCACCAGCGGGTCATGAAGCAGCACGCTGACGCGAACACCAAGGCCGTCCGTATCGACGACCTGGACACGCCGATCTGGGCCGCCGCCACGGAGGCCTGGCAGGACGTCGTCCGCCTCGGCGAGAAGAACGGTTTCCGCAACTCGCAGGCCTCGGTCATCGCCCCGACCGGCACCATCGGTCTCGCGATGTCCTGCGACACCACCGGCCTTGAGCCCGACCTCGCCCTGGTCAAGTTCAAGAAGCTCGTCGGCGGCGGCTCGATGCAGATCGTCAACGGCACCGTCCCGCAGGCCCTGCGCCGCCTGGGTTACCAGGAGGAGCAGATCGAGGCGATCGTCGCCCACATCGCCGACAACGGCAATGTGATCGACGCCCCCGGCCTGAAGACCGAGCACTACGAGGTCTTCGACTGCGCGATGGGCGAGCGCTCCATCTCCGCGATGGGCCACGTCCGCATGATGGCCGCCATCCAGCCCTGGATCTCCGGCGCGCTGTCCAAGACGGTCAACCTGCCCGAGACCGCCTCGGTCGAGGACGTCGAAGAGGTCTACTTCGAGGCGTGGAAGATGGGCGTCAAGGCGCTCGCCATCTACCGCGACAACTGCAAGGTCGGCCAGCCCCTCTCCGCCAAGACCAAGGAGAAGGAGAAGGAGGCGGTCACCGCCAAGGCCGAGGAGACCATCCGTACCGCGGTCGAGAAGGTCGTCGAGTACCGTCCGGTCCGCAAGCGTCTGCCCAAGGGCCGCCCGGGGATCACCACCTCCTTCACCGTCGGTGGCGCCGAGGGCTACATGACCGCCAACTCCTACCCGGACGACGGTCTCGGCGAGGTCTTCCTGAAGATGTCGAAGCAGGGCTCCACCCTCGCCGGCATGATGGACGCTTTCTCGATCGCCGTCTCCGTCGGTCTGCAGTACGGCGTCCCGCTGGAGACGTACGTCTCGAAGTTCACGAACATGCGCTTCGAGCCGGCCGGCATGACGGACGACCCGGACGTGCGGATGGCGCAGTCGATCGTCGACTACATCTTCCGCCGCCTGGCGCTCGACTTCCTGCCCTTCGAGACGCGCTCCGCGCTCGGCATCCACTCGGCCGAGGAGCGTCAGCGTCACCTGGAGACGGGCTCGTACGAGCAGTCCATCGACGATGTCGACGTCGAGGGGCTGGCTCAGTCCGCCCCGCGGCAGACCGAGTCCCTGAAGGCCGTCGTCGAGGCCCCCAAGGCCGAGGCCGTCGCCGCGGCGCCCGCTCCGCAGCAGGCGCACACCAGCGCCGAGCTCGTGGAGATGCAGCTGGGCATCCAGGCGGACGCCCCGCTGTGCTTCTCCTGCGGCACGAAGATGCAGCGCGCCGGCTCCTGCTACATCTGCGAGGGCTGCGGCTCGACCAGCGGTTGCAGCTGA